A genomic segment from Triticum dicoccoides isolate Atlit2015 ecotype Zavitan chromosome 1A, WEW_v2.0, whole genome shotgun sequence encodes:
- the LOC119270578 gene encoding uncharacterized protein LOC119270578: MMRHRARSSPSSPLTPSSSTRVKKIFGFSVSLILINLASIMERADENLLPAVYKEVGAAFNAGPTDLGYLNFVMNFLKSIASPLAGILALHYDRPAVLAIGTVFWALSTGAVGVSQHFQQVAFWRAINGLGLAIVIPALQSFIADSYKDGTRGAGFGLLSLIGAVGGIGGSIVATLMAGKDYWGLPGWRLAFIMVALVSFIIGILVYLYSTDPRRIPGNHLLDDDDYERSHLSSKDVLPPTSIWMDSWVAMKSVMKVKTFQIIVLQGIIGSLPWTAIVFFTMWFELIGFDNRSSAALNSLFAIGCAGGALLGGVLADRLSRHYPDSARIMCAQFSAFMGIPFSWILLTVIPQSTDYWFAYAVTLFFMGITISWCATSANNPMFAEVVPPKHRTMIYAFDRAFEGSFASLAAPAVGLVTEKIYGYDAKTVNIANGSAQGAYALSRGLLTMMILPFGICVLFYSPLYLVFKHDRDNAKVARFKDQELI, from the exons ATGATGAGGCACAGAGCTCGCTCTTCCCCCAGCTCCCCTCTCACCCCATCCTCCAGCACGAG AGTGAAGAAGATATTTGGTTTCTCCGTATCTCTCATCCTCATCAATCTGGCTTCTATTATGGAGCGTGCTGATGAGAATCTTCTTCCAGCAGTTTACAAGGAAGTCGGTGCAGCCTTCAATGCTGGTCCCACTGACCTGGGATACCTTAATTTTGTAATGAACTTTCTTAAGTCGATAGCATCGCCCTTGGCCGGCATCCTTGCTCTTCACTATGATCGCCCAGCAGTGCTTGCAATAGGAACTGTCTTCTGGGCCTTATCAACAGGGGCTGTTGGTGTTAGCCAGCATTTTCAGCAGGTTGCATTCTGGAGAGCTATAAATGGCCTTGGACTTGCCATTGTAATACCAGCACTTCAGTCGTTCATAGCGGATAGCTACAAAGATGGTACACGCGGAGCTGGGTTTGGTTTGTTAAGCCTCATCGGTGCAGTAGGAGGTATAGGTGGTAGTATTGTGGCAACACTCATGGCTGGGAAGGACTACTGGGGATTGCCCGGGTGGCGTCTTGCTTTTATTATGGTTGCGCTTGTCAGCTTCATAATTGGAATTCTTGTCTACTTGTATTCTACTGATCCAAGAAGAATCCCTGGAAATCATCTTCTTGATGACGACGACTACGAGAG GTCACATCTGTCCAGCAAAGATGTTCTTCCTCCGACCTCTATCTGGATGGATTCTTGGGTAGCAATGAAGAGTGTCATGAAAGTGAAGACATTTCAGATCATTGTGTTGCAGGGGATAATTGGCTCATTGCCCTGGACCGCCATAGTTTTCTTCACCATGTGGTTTGAACTCATTG GTTTTGACAATAGGAGTTCTGCAGCATTGAACAGCCTATTCGCCATTGGGTGCGCCGGTGGAGCTCTCCTTGGTGGTGTACTAGCAGACCGCCTGTCACGGCACTATCCCGATTCTGCACGCATCATGTGCGCTCAGTTTAGCGCCTTCATGGGCATTCCTTTCTCATGGATCCTTCTTACAGTCATTCCTCAGTCAACTGACTACTGGTTTGCCTACGCCGTCACACTCTTCTTCATGGGTATCACCATCAGCTGGTGTGCTACTTccgcaaacaaccccatgttcgcggAGGTAGTCCCTCCCAAGCACCGCACCATGATCTACGCCTTCGACCGGGCTTTTGAGGGTTCATTCGCCTCACTGGCCGCTCCTGCTGTTGGCTTGGTCACTGAGAAGATATATGGCTACGACGCCAAGACTGTAAACATCGCAAACGGATCAGCACAAGGGGCGTATGCGCTGTCGAGAGGGCTACTAACCATGATGATCCTTCCTTTTGGTATTTGTGTCCTGTTCTACAGCCCTTTGTACCTTGTGTTCAAGCACGACAGAGACAATGCCAAGGTAGCCAGATTCAAGGACCAGGagctaatctga